ACGGCCGCCTGGCGCTCGTCCTCGTCCGGGCCGGACCACTTGTACAGCGGCAGCACCGACGAGACCGAGACCCGGGCGGCGGCCAGCGCCTTCTTGAAGCTGTCGATGGTGGCCCTGTCGGCCCGCGGGTGGACGAAGAACGGGATGAAGTCCTCCCGCGGTGACAGCTCGATGTGCTCGTAGCCGAGCTCGGCCACCATTGCTGGCAGCTCGGCCAGCGGGACGGTCCGCAGCAT
The nucleotide sequence above comes from Actinomycetes bacterium. Encoded proteins:
- a CDS encoding sugar phosphate isomerase/epimerase, translating into MKIALDPYMLRTVPLAELPAMVAELGYEHIELSPREDFIPFFVHPRADRATIDSFKKALAAARVSVSSVLPLYKWSGPDEDERQAAV